DNA from Artemia franciscana chromosome 8, ASM3288406v1, whole genome shotgun sequence:
AAAGATGGCAGTCGATTGACGCCTTCGGGGAGCTGCTGTGTGACGCCTGGCCTAAGCAGTTAGTCACTAAACCAAAGGATAAGAAAAAGGAATGAAAAGGTGAGCAATTTTTAAAGCCAGAAActggaaataaaatcaaaaggtGGGAGATTCCTTGTATGTCATATGTGTATAAAGtatatacaatttaaaattactgTAGTTGAAATTCACAAAGTGTGCAAGAATTTGGATCAGTAGCAAGATACATTTCCTCATCTTATAAGACTACAACATCGCACGATCGTAGCTCAAAATTGTGAAACGAATGACGCGTACCAAAAATGCTTATGCGATAATAAACAAAAGATATTGTTTGTCGTAGGCTTGTGGTTGTTACTATTATAGACCAGCAAATCCAtaggaataatttatgttatattttagaagttaaataatttttgttttctttttagatggCAGAATCTTACGACAGACTAAAATAACGAGCTCAAAATCACTGAATTGATGCAGAAGAGGCTGCCAAGTATATTTTTGACATTCCAGAAGACATGTTGTCGGACTTGTCCGACGATGATGATGACAATGATCCAGATTTCCTGTCTCCAGAAGATCTTATCGATGATTCTGATGAAGACTTATTGCCTCTACTGGACAATCCCCACTTCTTTTTGGAACAGGATGACGTGGACGCTAACACTGAACCCAGCATCGATTACTCGGTGGAAACTACAAGTACtgaaaaatcaaagaagaaattgaaagtCCAAGAAAAATTCGGCTGGAGAAAAGTAGAGATAGAAAAAGTCAATCTGTCTTGGAAAGAAGAGCCTCGCCAGGTTCCAGGCATCTTGGAGACTCCACTGAAATACTTCCAAAAATTCTTTGACGATGAACTTCTTGAGCTGATAGTAGAACAAAGTAACCTCTTTGCAATTCAAACTGAGGGATGCAACCTCTGCCTCACTGTCGAAGAGCTAAAAGTTTTCATGAGGATTATGCTATTATTGGGGGTGACAAGAGTTCCCTATTATCGAATGCACTTGTAAGCAGCTACCAGATACCCACAAATTACCGACAAGATGGGCCGACAAAGATGTGATAAAATCAAACGTTTTCTTCACTTCAACGACAACAGTAAAAGTAAGAAACCTGGAGAACAAGGATTTGACAAGCTATACAAGATTCGACCTGTCCTGGGTCATATCCGTTCCAAGTTTCTTGAAGTCACTCCCAAAGAAAACCATTCAATTGACGAGCAAATGATTCGTTTCAAGGGGCGAAGCAACTTGAGACCATATCTGCCAAAACAGCCAACGAAGTGGGGAATAAAAGTTTTCACAAGAGCTGGTGTCTCAGGTTTTGTACATGATTTTGCAGTTTATCAAGGGAAGGGCACTCTTGGTGAAGATGACATAGAGCCAGATCTTGGAGTTGGAGGCAACATAGTTTTACGTCTGATAAGTACTTTGCCACAGAAAATGGACTAcaagatttattttgaaaactggTTTTCAAGCTTGAAACTAATGAGTTTGATCAAAATCAAAGGATTTCCTTGTATTGGTACGTTGATCAAAGCACGACTGAAGGGCTGCCCACTCCTCACAGATGGTGAAATGAAGAAACGAGAAAGAGGAACTTCAGATTACAGGACTGACATTCATTCCGGCGTTATTGTAGTGAAATGGTTAGATAACAACACGGTTTGCTTGGCTTCGACGTATGCAGGAATAACACCACAGGATACGTGCAGACGCTGGAACGTCAAGGATAAATCCAGGGTTGAAGTTTCAAGGCCAGCCATTGTTTATGAGTACAACCGTCATATGGGTGGCGTAGATTTAGCGGACATGCTGGTGGAGATGTGCCGAACTCATCGTCGGACACGAAAATGGTATATGAGAATCTTCTGGTGGCTTATTTACACAGCTGTCGGCTATAGCTGGCTTCTTTTTAGGTCAGACGTCAAAGTGCTGACCTTAAGGAGAGACGAACCGATGATCTTGAGAACCTTCAGGTCTGAAGTTGCTGCAGGGTTGTATGCCTCGGCGCGTGTGATGCCCCTACTAATTCGTGGTAGACCATCTGAAGATGTAGAAGCAAGTCCCAGCCCCATTCAAAGTTGCAACCGAAGCCGACCGGCAATATCTGCTCAACCTTATGGACTTGATCACTGGCCAAAAAATACTGACAAGCAGAGCCGCTGCAAAGAGTGCAAATCAGGATATACAACCTTTGAATGCAAAAAATGTGACCTTCCACTGTGCCTTACTGCCAAAAGCAATTGATTTAAAGCCTTTCAAACCAAGTGAAAGAGccccttttttatatatttgagaggctaatgttgtatttttacaaCGTGGTCTAAAattaacaagtttttaaataaatcatgcaaacaaatttttttttgtcaatagttTGACCTAGAGATCACATGGGAAGCGTTGGAGATTTTTCCTGGTATTCGTTCTTATAGTGGCCTGTCAAGGGTTAACTCTGAACCCAGattaaatgtaatttaccttaatttaaaaatccgGTTAGGTTATGGatgttttctaagaaaaactACTCGTATTtacttttctaataatttttttggtctaaaaatacaaaaaaataaaaaataaaatgaaattaatataatatttggaATCATTATAAAGGAATAGTAAAAGtaaacttattgtttgatatttctttgtaaagctaagaaagaaaaaagcctAAACATAAATTtgaagctagaaaaaaaaagaaaatcaaaagaaaagtaaaaagaaatcaaaacaagAGGGAATGCTAACGcaaacacaaattaaattatCTAAGATTGAACGCTCAAAAAATCATAACATTTAAggtgaaaaaacaatgaatgaCACTAACAAAACGAAAAATAGAGCCAAGTGAACTGTAATTACAAAGAAGAGAATACTTTGACTTGTTGTCCTTCTCCTTGATGATGGGAATTGTTATCGTTTGAAACCACTGAGCCACAACATATATCACCAGCGAATTAGGGAGAGCTGAGGAGGCTAAACAATAGAGATGGAGTCTAGCGGGGCTGCGAAAATTAGTCAAAGCTCAACAGTGCAGTTACTGGAAATAGTAGACTTAAGGAAACAGATTACTGACGCTGCTTCAGCaaagaatgaaaatataaaGGTGATCACAAAACCTCAATTATAAGTTCTTGTGTATAAGGGCTCAATAAAACAATTCATGTAAGATTTTGTAACAACAATCTTAAACTTGTCTTTTAATATTCCATTTTActaatattttggtaaatagaGCATAAGCTTACAGCATCTAGAATATATTCTCCTTAGGTTACTATGTTTTTTgctcaaaacaatattttagcaCTAGAAAGGAAAATAATAGCTACAGAGCAAAATACTACGGTTGAAGTTGCATAGACCTTTTTGGGTATATCTTCTACTTTTGCCAATAGTTTTCTCATATGGCAcccatttttcacaaaattttctttaccaatattgaatgtttaaaaaaaagtgggaaACTGAGCGATATTCCACGTCAGTTCACTAAAAAAGAATGAGGAAGAAACGTATTTTAAAGATCTAAAAAGGTCACTTAGCAGCAATTATTTAGACAAACTCCCACTTGGAAGGACTTATTGAGAGATAAGAAAGTGGGATATGATTTAGTTACAGAAAAATGATCCGTAAGTGTACAATAGCAATGACTAATAAGAAAAATGCTGTTAGTATATGTTACCTATAATTAATCGACTtcacaatactactactactaccactaacaactcaactgcagcaccaagccacttgaggccaacacagttacgcaCGCCTCCCCttcattccaatctattcaaagccttcctcctTACACCCTTCCAAGAAGCTCTCATTTCTCTTAGAGCCTTCTGTATGACATAATCCTGCACCAGACAAGAACGATATGCTTCCCGTTTACCCCTGGACGGGTGACCAAAGAGGACAATCTTCGACAATCGGTCATCTTTCCACCGCAAAATGTgtcttagccatctcaaccttcaTTTCATTCTAGCCCTGGAGGGTGAAATTGAACCAAATTTTCGCACagcaaactttttgaaatacggtcagtcagcaaGATTCCCCAAACAATCTGTAGGTAATTTCTTGGAAAAATCCTATAGCAAATCATCGTCTGTTTTTTGGAGCGCCCAAGGTTCGGAGCCATATTTTACCATTATCATCAaggtagcttccaatattctaatcttggtttgaagATCTATTTTCCCATTCTTACAAACTCTTTTTACCAGTGAAATAACACCCTGAGTCTTGGCTGTTCTACTGTTAACATCTGTATTGCTGCCATCGTCTTTATTAGAAATACTTCCGAGGTTAGTGACGCTACCCACTTGATCAATTTATTCATTACCCAGCGttgtttttgtatcttcatttattccaagCCTTAGTGAATTAGTAATCGTAACCATAATTTTAAAGCCTATGCTAACACCCTGAACCCAATAAGAAAACCAAAagattattcattttgctcacactttcacaGGATGATTAGACCATCAGCagaatctaagtccaggagagttctTCCTCCCAAtctgattccatggtctccaatttcCCTTCTTGTACTCCTCAAAATACAATCCATTAAGCGGATCCATATAAAAGAGGATTTTAAAAACCCTGCTTCACTCCTGATTTAtaacaaaaccagctgctaacatcatttcctaccttaaccgcattAGTGTTAATGTCGTACATTCCACTAATTACTATAATGTATTATTCTTGTATAACATACAagaataagacctttgctaaagatCTTGTATCATTaaaatcaaacgcttgctcatattCTACAAAAGTGACcatcaaaggtgtttgacaacttaGATACTTCTCATTTCTTAAATTAAGAGTGATGTTTTttcaacacatcctctaccttttttttaaaaccgtACCATACtgttcttaaaactttgtctgcaacatctctcagtctaaaaagtatcatattactaagtaatttgtaaTCAACAGAGACCAAACTAATATTTCAATACTACACTCGCTCTTAACACCTTTCTTAAACAGTGGTATAATACGGTTATCCTAAAATCGTCAGgtattttctcccttttcaaaaatcatattgatAATGTTAAGTAGCCTATTTCTAACCTCAGCCacaatatttctaaaatttatttaccTCACCATCAGCACAAGTACACTTATTATTCTTTAATCCTTTTATTACTCTTGCTAATTATTCCCCATAAAACAATTCTTTCTTCACATTCAAgatatcacaaactttttaattATCCTCTATATCCTTTTCCTGCATCTTTATCTCCGTTtagtacattctcaaaatgttctgcccatctatctttaactttttccatATCACTAATTGAGGCACCGTACCTATCTTTAAAAGGGAGAGGtacggattgactactccctctcaactTGTTAATATgcaagtacaatattttactatcgtgctgtctagctgcatcttctagATCCATGTAGTTTTATCAATGGCCACTGCTTCACAtctctttagctcataattaAAGAATTTCTTCACATTCtatacatttcttttgttttcaagtGATCTAACTCTCGGAGGTGAAAAGAGTTCGTCCGGAATGAGGAAGACTCTGTCTGCTGACCACGTGCCTCTAGATATGGAGTTTCTCCCCTTGCTAAGCATTCCAATCAGGACTGCCGCAACCTCATGTTGTGGGTGAAGCACACCCGGGGAATCTCAGTGCCTAGGTTTAAGTGTCGATTAGGTTCTAGTTTCTAGATCCTAATTAGAGCTAGGTTCTAGCTCTGATTACGttccaggcctagggtcggttgggctGGCGACCCTTTATCCGAAAATTAAGTGCTACAAAAAGTGACAACAAAGCCTTGGACCCGGATTCCCTTTTAGAATCTCCACCATCACACGTCAATGGACATGCTGACGATGTCAAAAGGACTGACAGACTAAACTTTATGGACCAAAGGGAGCTACGGACAGCCACATGGAATATCTTGACTCTGAATGCACCTGTGACAAAGAACCTACTCTCCAAAGAACTTAGCAAGAATAAAGTATCGATTGCGGGTCTTACAGAAACCCGTCTTACCGGAGATGGAGAAGAGCAAATTGGTAACAGTGACTCATTGCTCTGGTTTTGAGGAAGCACGAGAAGGAATGGCGTTGATCTTGCACTAAATAGCCTTACAAGAAAGGCCTTACTTTTACACGAAGCTGTATCTGACAGATTAATGAAGGCCCGCTTTGTACACAGGCAGGACAAGATGACTATCATCGTATGCTTTGCCCCGACCAACGATTATGATGATGTGACTA
Protein-coding regions in this window:
- the LOC136030625 gene encoding piggyBac transposable element-derived protein 3-like, with amino-acid sequence MGRQRCDKIKRFLHFNDNSKSKKPGEQGFDKLYKIRPVLGHIRSKFLEVTPKENHSIDEQMIRFKGRSNLRPYLPKQPTKWGIKVFTRAGVSGFVHDFAVYQGKGTLGEDDIEPDLGVGGNIVLRLISTLPQKMDYKIYFENWFSSLKLMSLIKIKGFPCIGTLIKARLKGCPLLTDGEMKKRERGTSDYRTDIHSGVIVVKWLDNNTVCLASTYAGITPQDTCRRWNVKDKSRVEVSRPAIVYEYNRHMGGVDLADMLVEMCRTHRRTRKWYMRIFWWLIYTAVGYSWLLFRSDVKVLTLRRDEPMILRTFRSEVAAGLYASARVMPLLIRGRPSEDVEASPSPIQSCNRSRPAISAQPYGLDHWPKNTDKQSRCKECKSGYTTFECKKCDLPLCLTAKSN